The following coding sequences are from one Neurospora crassa OR74A linkage group I, whole genome shotgun sequence window:
- the nuo9.5 gene encoding NADH:ubiquinone oxidoreductase 9.5kD subunit: MSGTIPHFWAQPFRYIRWSAREKPAYFYSCVIAGLGPVFLTVVPPVRKYFGDVNPAPIPVTYPIPTGPRKQLTGYDDDTEEA; this comes from the exons ATGTCGGGCACAATCCCTCACTTCTGGGCCCAGCCCTTCCGCTACATTCGCTGGTCCGCCCGCGAGAAGCCCGCCTACTTCTACTCGTGCGTCATCGCCGGACTCGGCCCCGTCTTCCTGACGGTCGTGCCACCTGTGCGCAAGTATTTTGGGGATGTCAACCCGGCGCCGATTCCCGTTACTTATCCTA TCCCCACCGGACCTAGGAAGCAACTTACGGGttatgatgatgataccGAGGAGGCATAA
- a CDS encoding oligosaccharyl transferase subunit, translated as MRTLLSFLLLALASAVAAISTSGNRLLVVLDDVADKANYSKFFADLEEREFKITYETPKSDSLTLFSLGERTYDHVLFLPVRTKGLGPNLTPKTLHDFVNAKGNILLALSANTTTPTSLIALLSELDITLPTDRNSLVVDHFNYDITSATDKHDVLLLPPPKPTRAGIKDFFSEGAGTKLIAFPRGVGAVLGNGQLLNPILRAPRTAYSYNPKEQVEAVNGDDLFAAGQQLSLVSTMQARNNARVTVVGSAEMLQDKWFDASVTKLDGQPVVQTFNREFAKRVSGWTFQEIGVLKVNWVEHHLEEEGAPNDSNPEMYRVKNNVSYTISLSEFAWDHWIGFNVPEHDEIQLEFSMLSPFHRLNLKEESHRLAAVHYHTVFTTPDQHGIFNFMVNYKRPFLSHIEEKNTVPVRHMAHNEWPRSYVISGAWPWIAGLGSTVVGFLGFVALWMYSAPVDAGKKVTVKKTQ; from the exons ATGAGGACGCTATTATCCTTCTTGCTGCTTGCGCTGGCGAGCGCAGTGGCTGCCATCAGCACATCTGGCAACAGGTTGCTGGTTGTCCTGGACGATGTCGCAGACAAGGCCAACTACTCCAAGTTCTTCGCTGATCTAGAAG AACGAGAATTCAAGATAACGTACGAAACACCAAAGAGCGACTCCCTAACCCTCTTCAGCCTGGGCGAGCGCACCTACGACCACGTCCTCTTCCTGCCCGTCCGCACCAAGGGTCTCGGCCCCAATCTGACGCCCAAGACCCTCCACGACTTCGTCAACGCCAAGGGCAACATCCTGCTCGCCCTCagcgccaacaccaccacgccCACCTCGCTCATCGCCCTCCTCTCCGAGCTCGACATTACCCTCCCTACCGACCGTAACAGCCTGGTTGTTGACCACTTCAACTACGACATCACGAGCGCCACTGACAAACACGATGTTCTGCTCCTGCCGCCTCCCAAGCCCACCCGTGCTGGCATCAAGGACTTCTTCAGCGAGGGCGCAGGCACCAAGCTGATCGCCTTCCCGCGCGGCGTCGGTGCCGTCCTCGGCAATGGCCAGCTTCTCAACCCCATCCTGCGCGCCCCGCGCACCGCCTACAGCTACAACCCCAAGGAGCAAGTCGAGGCGGTTAACGGGGACGACCTCTTCGCGGCTGGCCAGCAGCTCTCGCTGGTGTCCACCATGCAGGCGCGCAACAACGCGCGCGTGACGGTGGTCGGCTCGGCCGAGATGTTGCAGGACAAGTGGTTTGATGCCAGCGTGACGAAGCTGGACGGCCAGCCGGTCGTTCAGACGTTCAACAGGGAATTCGCCAAACGCGTCAGCGGCTGGACGTTCCAGGAGATTGGCGTGTTGAAGGTCAACTGGGTGGAGCACCatttggaggaggaaggggcgcCGAATGATTCTAACCCCGAGATGTACCGGGTGAAGAACAATGTG TCCTACACAATCTCCCTCTCCGAATTCGCCTGGGACCACTGGATCGGCTTCAACGTTCCCGAACACGACGAGATCCAGCTCGAGTTCTCCATGCTCTCGCCCTTCCACCGACTCAATCTCAAGGAGGAATCGCACCGCCTGGCTGCTGTGCACTACCACACCGTCTTTACTACCCCGGACCAGCACGGCATCTTCAACTTTATGGTCAACTACAAGCGTCCCTTCCTGTCCCACATTGAAGAGAAGAACACGGTGCCGGTCCGCCACATGGCCCACAACGAGTGGCCGCGCAGCTACGTCATCAGCGGCGCGTGGCCGTGGATTGCCGGTCTTGGTTCTACGGTCGTGGGCTTTTTGGGCTTTGTGGCGCTTTGGATGTACAGTGCCCCTGTTGATGCGGGGAAGAAGGTGACTGTGAAGAAGACACAGtaa
- the rgf1 gene encoding rho guanyl nucleotide exchange factor, producing the protein MADYHQDPRSRSNHPQYGPPPGSRGGDGYGQRDAAFSNIFGAAPPPGRSHTMTSSVPPPMMHLNEGRTHTMSSTSGASMQRPPQQRPPPPGGPGGGGSGSGERGGYGDPRARLDTNGYGQSQRSVSAGQQVPSAQYLQQQQAARRPPPGAYPPQHAPRGDSVRADSLRGPAPQGFYNNASRSPAQAYYNQPGGRPAPALNSDPYRSQSLASVPRPQMYQGSTPQQSPANAFRQAQYTGSSARTTAQGRIVPERHMEDRAMSMTGYPSYDRDAHQTPSGRVIPNRRAPGSSPDHGPAPSQYPAPGSQSGRTVSITSTTTVDPNGRTMSMASTIAPSIAPTERNEDGTLVHRYSGGASSMTGDRPVTVKIRMPLVYPALLSRVAETFRRKIVVGDRTKNELTYKNAFSGAEAVDVLSYIIRTTDRNLALLLGRALDAQKFFHDVTYEHRLRDSTYEMYQFRETLTDDEKPAVNGVFVLLSECYSPTCTPDQLCYSIACPRRLEQMAKLNLKGGIGLKQEGKAAVNDDDVDQTDEQKLWINSVPKEIADSIGDREKKRQEVISEICYTERDFVKDLEYLRDFWIYPLKGKINGHSPIPLQRRERVVRTIFTNIIDPPSIHGVSSKFAKSLTERQQKTPVVQNIGDIFLEFVPQFEPFILYGAKQLEGKFEFENERSINKDFARFVDEVERRRESRKLELNGYLTKPTTRLARYPLLLENVLKYTEEGNPDKEDLPKVLTMIRDLLSRVNAESGKAENRFNLRRLHEQLKFRPNDKMDLKLTDEGRELVYKAQFKKSPTENADLTAFLFDHAVLLVKIKQVGKTEEIKAYRRPIPLELLSIKEMEEIIPSGAVKRSSSSLLPALRTTTDAKKGDGWPITFRHLGKNGYELTVYASNQAGRQKWLEFIDAAQQQLRARADFLNTTIISYGYFAGPNKVNCATPFDGGRKIIYGTDQGIFVSDRKTKEIPPKRVIDVQNVTQVDVLEEYSLLLVLSNKSLYSYQLDALNPNEPISSKRGKKIQSHCNFFKIGICLGRHLVCAVKSSALSTTIKVYEPNDAMSGAKKQRGLSKMFNAGQDELRPFKEFYIPTESSSVHFLKSKLCVACARGFEVVSLETLETQSLLDQADTSLDFVQRKEGVKPIHIERLNGEFLLNYSEFSFFVNRNGWRARPEWRLDWEGTPQAFALSYPWILAFEPNFIELRNIDNLAVHIVPHKNIRMLHSSTHEILFAYEDERGEDIIEAIDFWKSQKKLADA; encoded by the exons atggCCGACTATCATCAAGACCCCCGGTCCCGATCCAATCACCCGCAGTACGGCCCTCCCCCCGGCAGTCGCGGTGGTGACGGCTACGGACAACGAGATGCCGCCTTCTCCAACATCTTCGGCGCCGCCCCGCCCCCCGGCCGATCGCATACCATGACTTCCTCCGTCCCACCCCCTATGATGCACCTCAACGAGGGCCGAACCCATACCATGTCGTCCACGTCGGGAGCCTCCATGCAGAGACCGCCGCAACAGCGCCCCCCACCGCCCGGCGGacccggaggaggaggcagtgGATcaggggaaagaggaggcTATGGTGACCCCCGGGCGCGCCTTGACACGAATGGATACGGCCAGAGCCAGCGCTCCGTCTCCGCCGGACAGCAAGTTCCCTCTGCTCAGtacctacaacaacaacaagcggcGCGACGACCCCCTCCTGGCGCCTACCCCCCTCAACATGCTCCGAGGGGCGACTCTGTGAGGGCCGATTCTCTTAGGGGCCCTGCGCCCCAGGGTTTCTACAACAATGCCTCGCGATCTCCTGCCCAGGCTTATTACAACCAGCCGGGGGGCAGACCGGCGCCGGCCTTGAACTCCGACCCCTACCGATCACAGTCGCTTGCGAGCGTTCCCCGGCCACAGATGTATCAGGGTTCGACCCCGCAACAGTCGCCAGCCAACGCTTTCCGCCAGGCTCAATACACTGGGAGCTCGGCTCGGACAACCGCACAGGGGCGCATTGTGCCCGAGAGGCATATGGAAGACCGTGCCATGTCCATGACCGGCTACCCCTCATACGACCGCGATGCCCACCAAACTCCTAGCGGAAGAGTCATACCCAACAGGAGGGCACCAGGATCCAGCCCAGACCATGGCCCTGCCCCTTCGCAATACCCAGCTCCCGGAAGCCAGTCGGGAAGAACGGTCAGCATCACGTCCACGACAACCGTCGACCCGAATGGGCGAACCATGTCCATGGCGTCCACTATCGCTCCTTCGATAGCGCCGACGGAACGGAACGAAGATGGGACCTTGGTACATCGCTACTCGGGCGGCGCATCGTCCATGACGGGCGACCGGCCCGTTACCGTCAAAATCAGGATGCCTCTGGTATACCCGGCTCTTCTGTCCCGCGTGGCCGAAACGTTCCGGCGCAAGATTGTTGTAGGAGATAGGACCAAGAACGAACTGACCTACAAGAACGCTTTCAGCGGTGCCGAAGCCGTCGATGTGCTGTCATACATTATCAGGACGACGGATCGAAACTTGGCCCTGTTGCTGGGTAGAGCTTTGGACGCCCAAAAGTTCTTCCACGATGTTACCTACGAACACCGCCTGAGAGATTCAACCTACGAAATGTACCAATTCAGGGAAACACTGACCGATGACGAGAAGCCAGCGGTCAATGGTGTTTTTGTCCTGCTATCCGAATGTTACTCTCCAACATGCACACCCGATCAGCTCTGCTACTCTATCGCATGCCCTCGCCGTCTCGAGCAAATGGCCAAGCTGAACCTGAAGGGAGGAATTGGCCTCAAGCAAGAAGGAAAAGCCGCGGTCAacgatgacgatgttgaCCAGACCGACGAGCAAAAGTTGTGGATTAACAGCGTACCAAAGGAGATTGCGGACAGTATCGGCGacagagagaagaagaggcaagaGGTTATTAGTGAGATCTGCTACACAGAAAGGGACTTTGTCAAGGATCTCGAGTATCTGCGAGATTTCTGGATCTACCCTCTCAAGGGCAAGATCAACGGCCATTCTCCGATTCCTCTACAACGGCGGGAGCGCGTTGTACGGACAATCTTCACCAACATTATCGATCCTCCAAGCATTCACGGCGTCAGTTCAAAGTTCGCCAAGAGTCTCACTGAACGGCAACAAAAGACGCCAGTCGTTCAAAATATTGGAGATATCTTTTTGGAATTTGTCCCTCAATTCGAACCATTCATCCTTTACGGTGCGAAGCAGCTGGAAGGCAAATTCGAATTCGAGAACGAACGGTCCATCAACAAGGACTTTGCAAGATTTGTGGACGAGGTTGAACGCCGCAGAGAGTCGAGAAAGCTGGAGCTGAACGGTTACCTCACCAAGCCAACCACACGTCTGGCGAGATATCCTCTACTTCTAGAAAACGTTCTCAAGTATACGGAAGAAGGTAATCCGGACAAGGAGGATCTTCCCAAGGTCCTGACTATGATCAGAGATCTCTTGAGCAGGGTTAACGCGGAGTCGGGCAAGGCTGAAAACCGCTTCAACCTGCGCCGTCTGCACGAGCAGCTCAAGTTCCGCCCCAACGACAAGATGGACCTCAAGCTTACGGACGAGGGTCGTGAGCTTGTATACAAGGCTCAGTTCAAGAAGTCGCCAACAGAAAATGCTGATCTCACGGCTTTCCTGTTCGATCACGCAGTTCTCCTTGTGAAGATTAAACAGGTTGGCAAGACTGAAGAAATCAAGGCATACCGCAGACCTATTCCCTTGGAGCTACTTTCTATCAAGGAAATGGAGGAAATCATTCCTTCAGGGGCTGTCAAAAGGTCTTCATCAAGCTTGCTGCCTGCTCTACGCACGACCACCGACGCCAAGAAGGGTGATGGATGGCCGATCACGTTCCGACATCTCGGAAAGAACGGCTACGAACTAACGGTGTACGCGTCGAATCAGGCAGGACGACAGAAATGGCTCGAGTTTATCGATGCTGCTCAGCAGCAGCTCAGGGCCCGTGCGGATTTCTTGAACACTACGATAATATCGTATGGTTACTTTGCCGGTCCCAACAAGGTCAACTGCGCCACGCCGTTCG ATGGTGGAAGGAAGATCATCTATGGTACGGACCAGGGTATCTTTGTCTCCGATCGTAAGACCAAGGAGATACCACCGAAGCGTGTTATCGATGTGCAAAACGTCACCCAAGTCGACGTGTTGGAAGAGTATTCACTGCTGTTGGTGCTTTCCAACAAGTCTTTATACTCGTACCAACTGGATGCGCTCAACCCCAACGAGCCGATTTCATCTAAGCGTGGCAAGAAGATCCAAAGTCACTGCAACTTCTTCAAGATCGGCATCTGCCTCGGCCGACATCTTGTGTGCGCCGTCAAGAGCTCCGCGCTGTCAACTACGATCAAGGTGTACGAGCCGAATGATGCCATGTCGGGCGCCAAGAAGCAAAGGGGTCTCAGCAAGATGTTCAACGCCGGACAGGACGAACTCCGGCCATTCAAGGAGTTCTATATCCCAACGGAATCCTCATCGGTACACTTCCTCAAGTCCAAGCTTTGCGTTGCATGCGCCCGCGGCTTCGAGGTTGTCAGTCTCGAGACCCTCGAGACGCAGTCCCTTCTCGATCAGGCCGACACATCGCTCGATTTTGTccagaggaaggaaggcgtCAAGCCCATCCATATCGAGCGCCTCAACGGCGAGTTCCTCCTCAACTACAGCGAGTTCTCGTTCTTCGTTAACCGCAACGGATGGCGGGCTCGTCCCGAATGGCGTCTGGATTGGGAGGGAACACCACAAGCCTTTGCGCTCAGCTATCCTTGGATATTGGCGTTTGAGCCCAACTTTATTGAGCTCAGGAACATTGATAACCTGGCGGTACATATTGTGCCGCACAAGAACATCAGGATGCTACACAGCAGTACACATGAA ATTCTGTTCGCATATGAAGATGAACGTGGCGAGGATATTATCGAGGCTATCGATTTCTGGAAGAGTCAGAAAAAGTTGGCGGATGCGTAG
- the vma-11 gene encoding vacuolar membrane ATPase 11, with amino-acid sequence MAEIMADSELAPKFAPFIGMAGIAAAMIFGSAGAAYGTAKSGIGIAGVGTFRPDLIMKCLIPVVMSGIIAVYALVVAVLIAQDLGPPGSGQHYSLFNGFMHLACGLSVGLTGLAAGYCIGIVGDKGVRSFMLQSRIFVGMVLILIFGEVLGLYGLIVALILNTKSKG; translated from the exons ATGGCCGAAATCATGGCCGATTCGGAACTTGCCCCCAAGTTCGCGCCGTTCATTGGCATG GCCGGCATCGCAGCCGCCATGATCTTTGGCA GCGCGGGCGCTGCATATGGCACAGCCAAGTCTGGCATCGGTATCGCCGGCGTGGGTACCTTCCGGCCGGACCTCATCATGAAG TGCTTGATTCCCGTCGTCATGTCCGGTATTATTGCCGTTTACGCCCTCGTTGTAGCTGTCCTGATTGCACAAGATCTCGGGCCGCCAGGATCCGGCCAACATTACAGCTTGTTCAA TGGCTTCATGCATCTTGCATGCGGTCTTTCAGTCGGCCTCACCGGTCTCGCCGCGGGCTATTGCATTGGTATCGTAGGCGACAAGGGCGTCCGTTCGTTCATGCTACAGTCGAGGATCTTTGTCGGCATGGTTCTGATCCTCATTTTCGGCGAAGTCCTTGGTCTTTATGG CCTCATTGTTGCCCtcatcctcaacaccaagagCAAGGGCTAA
- a CDS encoding Ser/Thr protein phosphatase produces the protein MAVKASILVASAIATLARAAQPGAASPIAAPMRDLVWGKLNFLHTTDTHGWHGGHLQEAQYSADWGDYISFAEHLREEADGQGVDLLLVDTGDRVEGNGLYDASNPKGKYYYDIYREQDVDIICTGNHELYHASTADGEHLRTVPNFQDKYVASNLDYIDPKTGLQIPMAQRYRKFQTKNQKLTIVAMGFLFDFTGNANNTVVQPVRETIKEQWFQDAIRENPDVFVVIGHVGVKMPEFKEIFTAIRKQNRLTPILFFGGHVHVRDATAYDSRSFAIASGRYFETIGWMSVDGDLKRTTKDVVAAAVNDDEPPSTEAAEFSFHRRYIDNNLLGLYYHTGLNKSTFPTDHGRNVSQMIAQARKDLDLDYTFGCAPKNLWMTRAPYPSEDSIYTWLEKEVLPEIAINDDRKDVPRLVIMNTGAIRFDVFKGKFTRDTTYIISPFLSVLNYIPDVPYEVASKVIGLLNNAGRIMEEHAPMDARFMAIPEQFAITQDIIHEKPMPSFATEGLVDGQKPLSGDGASKKEPVLIEGYTTKDDIGDDGDDAIHSAINFYVVPNCIQAEVGFSPKEEGEKPEKVDLVFFDFIQPWVMVALKISGGDYTNDDAKRYVNGTFTELMAGWIKENWPANC, from the coding sequence ATGGCTGTCAAAGCCTCAATCCTTGTCGCCAGTGCTATTGCGACACTGGCACGGGCAGCGCAGCCCGGAGCTGCATCTCCCATCGCCGCGCCTATGCGAGACCTCGTCTGGGGCAAGCTCAACTTCCTCCACACGACAGACACCCACGGCTGGCATGGCGGTCATCTTCAAGAAGCACAGTATTCGGCGGACTGGGGTGATTACATATCCTTTGCCGAACATCTCCGCGAAGAAGCAGATGGGCAGGGCGTTGATCTGCTCCTTGTCGACACCGGCGATCGCGTCGAAGGAAATGGACTCTACGACGCCTCGAATCCCAAGGGGAAATACTACTATGACATATACCGCGAGCAGGACGTTGACATCATATGCACGGGGAACCACGAGCTGTATCATGCCTCGACTGCCGATGGAGAACACCTGCGGACCGTCCCGAACTTCCAGGACAAGTACGTTGCGTCCAATCTGGACTACATCGACCCTAAGACGGGACTGCAGATCCCCATGGCGCAGCGGTACCGCAAGTTCCAGACCAAGAACCAGAAGCTGACTATTGTCGCCATGGGTTTTCTTTTCGACTTTACCGGAAATGCCAATAACACAGTGGTACAGCCCGTGAGGGAGACCATCAAGGAGCAATGGTTCCAGGACGCCATCCGGGAGAACCCCGATGTGTTTGTGGTGATTGGTCACGTCGGCGTGAAGATGCCCGAGTTCAAGGAGATCTTTACAGCCATTCGTAAGCAGAATCGATTAACGCCCATCCTGTTCTTCGGCGGCCATGTGCACGTGCGTGACGCGACGGCGTATGACTCCAGATCGTTCGCTATCGCCAGCGGCCGTTACTTTGAAACGATCGGCTGGATGTCGGTGGACGGTGACCTGAAGAGGACAACCAAAGATGtcgtcgctgctgctgtcaatGACGACGAGCCGCCTTCGACTGAGGCCGCGGAATTCTCGTTCCACCGTAGGTACATCGACAACAACCTACTGGGCCTCTACTATCACACCGGGTTGAACAAGTCCACATTTCCTACAGACCACGGCCGAAATGTATCACAAATGATCGCCCAGGCCCGCAAGGATCTCGATCTGGACTACACGTTCGGCTGTGCACCAAAGAACCTGTGGATGACGAGGGCGCCCTATCCCTCCGAGGACAGCATCTACACGTggctcgagaaggaggttcTTCCAGAGATCGCCATCAACGACGACAGGAAAGATGTCCCTCGTCTGGTTATCATGAACACCGGTGCCATCCGCTTCGATGTCTTCAAGGGCAAATTTACCAGAGATACAACGTATATCATCTCGCCCTTCCTCAGCGTCCTCAACTACATCCCCGACGTCCCTTACGAGGTTGCCAGTAAAGTTATCGGCTTACTCAACAACGCTGGGCGGATCATGGAGGAGCATGCTCCTATGGATGCTCGATTTATGGCCATCCCGGAGCAGTTTGCCATCACACAGGACATTATTCATGAGAAGCCAATGCCTTCCTTCGCGACTGAGGGTCTTGTGGACGGGCAAAAGCCCCTGTCGGGTGATGGCGCCTCTAAGAAGGAGCCCGTTTTGATCGAAGGCTATACGACAAAGGATGATATTGGtgacgatggcgatgatgcTATCCACTCTGCCATTAACTTCTATGTCGTGCCTAACTGCATCCAGGCCGAAGTTGGGTTCTcgcccaaggaggagggcgagaagCCTGAAAAGGTTGATCTCGTGTTCTTTGATTTCATTCAACCATGGGTCATGGTTGCGCTGAAGATCTCCGGAGGCGACTACACTAATGATGATGCCAAGAGATATGTCAATGGGACCTTTACGGAATTGATGGCGGGCTGGATTAAGGAGAACTGGCCTGCTAACTGTTAG
- a CDS encoding pre-mRNA-splicing factor isy-1 has product MARNSEKAQSMLFRFREAQAADLGIIDAGRTRRPRSITEQDSIPACEKWRGQVLKEISRKVSRIQDPALSDYQIRDLNDEINKLMREKHMWEVQIRNLGGPNYMRSGGKVYDEAGREIPGGGRGYKYFGRARELPGVKELFEAAARAKQDDEKPLETRDDLRKQVDAAYYGYAPDEEDEKLLAYEAARERQAFENLAKAAAGLEPPPGWEPLPEWELPTMDEVAQELIDRRRRRLLDQL; this is encoded by the exons ATG GCACGCAACTCCGAAAAAGCCCAGTCGATGCTCTTCCGCTTTCGCGAAGCGCAAGCCGCCGACCTGGGCATCATCGACGCCGGGCGCACGCGCCGCCCGCGCTCCATCACCGAGCAAGACAGCATTCCCGCATGCGAAAAGTGGCGAGGCCAAGTCCTCAAGGAAATCTCCCGCAAGGTGTCCCGCATCCAAGACCCAGCCCTATCCGACTACCAGATCCGCGACCTCAACGATGAGATCAACAAGCTCATGAGAGAAAAACACATGTGGGAGGTGCAGATCCGCAACCTGGGCGGACCGAACTACATGCGCTCGGGAGGGAAAGTGTACGACGAAGCCGGGCGGGAGATCCCTggtggagggagggggtaCAAGTACTTTGGCAGGGCGAGAGAGTTACCCGGTGTGAAGGAGCTGTttgaggcggcggcgagggcgaAGCAGGATGATGAGAAACCATTGGAGACGAGAGATGATTTAAGGAAACAAGTGGATGCGGCGTATTACGGGTATGCgccggacgaggaggacgagaagcTGTTGGCGTATGAGGCGGCAAGGGAGAGGCAGGCGTTTGAGAACCTggcgaaggcggcggcgggattGGAGCCGCCTCCCGGATGGGAACCGTTGCCGGAGTGGGAGCTTCCTACGATGGACGAGGTTGCGCAGGAGCTTATTgacaggaggaggcggaggctgTTGGATCAGTTGTAG
- a CDS encoding RNA binding protein: MSKSEFHRADERRFLDERGSSGPLAPNGLNPATIMEKAVRERIIDSYFYKEQCFGVNEADIVDRVVEHVDFIGGVYGTVQKPSPFLCLAFKLLQLAPSDDILNEYLQFGGEKFKYLRALALFYIRLTRKDQDVYKTLEPFLEDRRKLRRKGRNGTSLTYMDVFVDDLLTKDRVCATSLWKMRKRDILEDLDILEPRVSPLGNIEDLLEEEDEAMRKAEEEQNNNGSESEGEIRSRTRSRSRTPRSRSRSTSYSRSRSPVTRRRSRTRSRSRTPEDRNGRERMDIDGPE; encoded by the coding sequence ATGAGCAAATCCGAATTTCACCGTGCCGATGAGCGACGCTTCCTCGACGAGCGTGGCTCCTCAGGCCCGCTCGCTCCCAACGGCCTCAACCCGGCCACCATAATGGAAAAGGCGGTTCGCGAACGCATCATCGACAGTTACTTCTACAAGGAGCAGTGTTTCGGTGTCAACGAAGCAGACATCGTGGATCGCGTTGTCGAGCACGTTGACTTCATTGGCGGCGTCTATGGCACCGTCCAGAAACCCTCGCCCTTCCTCTGCCTCGCCTTCAAGCTGCTGCAGCTCGCGCCCTCAGACGACATCCTCAACGAGTATTTACAATTTGGCGGCGAAAAGTTCAAGTATCTACGCGCGCTGGCGCTGTTTTATATCCGTCTTACGAGGAAGGACCAGGATGTGTACAAGACGTTGGAGCCCTTTCTAGAGGACAGGCGGAaattgaggaggaagggtaGAAACGGCACTAGTCTGACGTATATGGATGTCTTTGTTGATGACCTATTGACCAAAGACCGCGTTTGCGCGACGAGTCTGTGGAAGATGCGGAAGCGAGACATCCTGGAAGATCTGGACATACTTGAACCACGGGTCAGTCCCTTGGGGAACATAGAAGATCTCctagaagaggaggatgaggcaATGCGCAAGGCAGAGGAAGAGCAGAATAATAACGGCAGCGAAAGCGAGGGAGAGATCAGATCAAGGACACGGTCAAGATCGCGTACGCCTAGGTCCAGGTCGAGGTCGACATCTTATTCGCGGTCCCGATCGCCGGTGACgaggagaaggtcaaggaCGAGATCGAGGTCAAGAACACCGGAAGACCGCAATGGCAGGGAAAGAATGGATATCGACGGACCAGAGTAA